The genomic DNA GTTGGTTGTACTGGTCAAGACTGGCATTCAAATCACTGGCTAAACCATCTGGTAGATAGGAAGCTTTAAAGGGTTTGGCATCAAATAAGTGTTGCTTCATAAAGTAAGCATAGGACTGATCGCTCTCCACTCCCAAACCTACATACTCATCCAGATTGACAGATACCATATCTGAAAAATCAAGGTCACTGGCTACAATCTGTTTATAAAACTCAAGTGGTGTTGAGCCTGTAGCTAGCCCCAGTACCTTGGCACCTGCTGCCATTTTTTCTTTTAAGAGATCAAAAGCTACTTTCCCACCCTCGATTGCATGTTTTACTTTAATAACGCGCATGATTCCTCCTTTTTGGTCTATACCATTTGTTTAAGACCATTATATGGTATAGACCGATTTTTGTCAAGACATTTCCCTTTTTATTTGAAAAATCTTTCAAACAAAGAAAATTTGCCCATAACTTCTCCCCACTCGTCTGTTCAAAATATGATATAATAGAGCCATGCTTACAGAACTATTGATACTATTTGCAGTTGGCATTATCCTCTCTCTGATTGCTTACAGTTTGCGGGGTCAAAAAGTCATCCGACTCATTCTTTTTGTCATCGGTGGCAGTTTGATTGTCCTTCCTTTCGGACTATTATTTTACTTTTTGACCATTTTATTAGCAGGATAAAGGAGAAGATATGAATACAGCTGATTTTGATTTTGAATTGCCGGAAGAATTGATTGCCCAAACCCCCTTAATCCAGCGAGATAGCTCGCGCTTGTTGATTTTGGATAAGGAAAAACAGACCTTAGCGGATAGTCATTTCGACCATATTATTGACCAACTTCAACCAGGGGATGCTCTGGTGATGAATAATACCCGCGTGTTGCCAGCTCGACTATATGGAGAAAAACCTGACACCCATGGTCATGTGGAGTTGCTTTTGCTGAAAAATACCCAAGGCGACCAGTGGGAGGTTCTTGCAAAGCCAGCCAAACGGCTGCGTGTCGGAAGCAAGGTTTCCTTTGGTGATGGCCGACTCATCGCAACTATTGTGGAAGAATTAGAGCATGGTGGAAGAATCGTCGAATTTAGCTATGACGGTATTTTTCTTGAGGTGCTGGAAAGTCTGGGTGAAATGCCTCTGCCACCTTATATCCACGAAAAACTAGAGGATCGCGAGCGTTACCAGACAGTCTACGCCAAGGAAAATGGCTCTGCTGCTGCTCCTACGGCCGGTCTACACTTTACCCAAGAATTACTCCAAAAAATCGAGGATAAAGGGGTCAAGCTAGTTTACCTAACCCTGCATGTTGGACTTGGAACCTTCCGACCTGTATCTGTGGATAATTTGGAAGACCATGAAATGCACTCTGAGTATTATCAGTTTAGTCAAAAGGCCGCGGATACACTCAATCACGTCAAGGAGACCGGAGGCCGTGTCGTTGCCGTTGGAACAACCTCTATCCGTACCCTGGAAACTATCGGCAACAAATTTGATGGAAAACTCAAGGCTGATTCTGGCTGGACCAATATCTTCATCAAGCCAGGCTATACCTTTAAGGTTGTCGATGCCTTTTCAACCAACTTCCACCTGCCAAAGTCCACTCTGGTCATGCTCGTTGCTGCCTTTGCAGGCCG from Streptococcus oriscaviae includes the following:
- the queA gene encoding tRNA preQ1(34) S-adenosylmethionine ribosyltransferase-isomerase QueA, translated to MNTADFDFELPEELIAQTPLIQRDSSRLLILDKEKQTLADSHFDHIIDQLQPGDALVMNNTRVLPARLYGEKPDTHGHVELLLLKNTQGDQWEVLAKPAKRLRVGSKVSFGDGRLIATIVEELEHGGRIVEFSYDGIFLEVLESLGEMPLPPYIHEKLEDRERYQTVYAKENGSAAAPTAGLHFTQELLQKIEDKGVKLVYLTLHVGLGTFRPVSVDNLEDHEMHSEYYQFSQKAADTLNHVKETGGRVVAVGTTSIRTLETIGNKFDGKLKADSGWTNIFIKPGYTFKVVDAFSTNFHLPKSTLVMLVAAFAGREFTLEAYKHAVEEGYRFFSFGDAMFLK